The following are encoded in a window of bacterium SCSIO 12643 genomic DNA:
- a CDS encoding DUF2589 domain-containing protein, whose product MADTDRELVSMAQQFSGLPMDSLIGAPLNAAAKGNASMALTQTSFLLDTCFNKTTSSGSGSGSGASVSYTPIMIEMSLSRPVIVQPDSGSGSGTGSGSGVTFNNVTTQFNLPLLTIIPINSLGVDNVDVTFEMEVKSSFSEDTNKTISNSTHAQASFEAKMGWGPFSATVKGSASYDHKDSETHSTHYQKSNSAKYTVNVHAGQLPVPKGVNTIIEAFTNAIQPIKVN is encoded by the coding sequence ATGGCAGACACAGACAGAGAATTAGTCTCGATGGCCCAGCAGTTTTCTGGGTTACCGATGGACTCCTTGATTGGAGCTCCGTTGAATGCAGCGGCTAAGGGTAATGCTTCCATGGCTTTGACACAGACAAGTTTCTTATTGGACACATGCTTTAACAAAACCACCAGTTCAGGTTCTGGATCTGGTTCAGGGGCCAGTGTAAGCTATACACCAATTATGATTGAAATGTCTTTGTCAAGACCTGTGATTGTACAGCCCGACAGCGGTTCTGGTTCAGGAACGGGATCTGGAAGTGGTGTTACATTCAACAATGTAACTACCCAATTTAACCTTCCATTGTTAACCATTATCCCTATTAACTCTTTAGGGGTAGATAACGTAGATGTTACGTTTGAAATGGAAGTTAAATCCAGCTTCTCAGAAGACACCAACAAAACAATTTCTAACAGTACACATGCGCAGGCTAGCTTTGAAGCTAAAATGGGCTGGGGACCTTTCTCCGCTACTGTAAAAGGAAGTGCTAGTTACGATCACAAAGATTCTGAAACACACAGCACGCACTACCAAAAAAGTAACTCTGCAAAATACACGGTAAACGTGCATGCAGGTCAACTTCCGGTGCCTAAAGGGGTGAATACCATTATTGAAGCATTCACTAATGCCATTCAACCTATTAAGGTCAATTAA
- a CDS encoding DUF2589 domain-containing protein, translating to MNPKNIRPFNPTFTKSHHIEKIISAPLEAAAHANAMMQREQTTYMMETGFNENNGRYEPIMIEMLLVQQVLDQDAQNGSAAPQMKTIETTFNLPILTIIPINSLAVDQVNVQFEMEIHQEITQNNNNATSSGIPQTDKTQLKGKISYDSKEYVPNTTRRRQNSSSLKVEVNAAPLPLPVGVNIILDLYQKAIRPVELNNKNNTQQN from the coding sequence ATGAATCCAAAGAATATACGGCCATTTAATCCCACGTTTACAAAATCGCACCATATCGAAAAGATCATTAGTGCGCCTTTGGAGGCTGCCGCTCATGCCAATGCAATGATGCAACGTGAGCAAACCACATATATGATGGAAACCGGGTTTAACGAAAATAATGGGCGCTACGAGCCAATTATGATCGAAATGTTACTGGTACAGCAAGTATTGGATCAGGATGCTCAAAATGGCTCTGCCGCACCTCAAATGAAAACCATAGAAACCACATTCAACTTACCAATTCTAACAATTATACCGATTAACTCCCTGGCAGTAGATCAGGTGAATGTGCAGTTTGAAATGGAAATCCACCAGGAGATTACGCAAAACAATAATAACGCGACATCATCCGGAATTCCTCAGACAGATAAAACACAGTTAAAAGGTAAAATCAGTTATGATTCAAAAGAGTATGTACCGAATACAACCCGGAGAAGGCAAAACTCATCGTCTCTTAAGGTAGAAGTCAATGCCGCTCCACTCCCACTACCGGTAGGGGTTAACATCATTTTAGATCTCTATCAAAAAGCCATCCGTC